The following coding sequences lie in one Changpingibacter yushuensis genomic window:
- a CDS encoding GNAT family N-acetyltransferase, with the protein MLPTQLTTDRLVLSSPTLADAQAITDMCTDPESQKWTTVPWPYTLEDAHNFIEKIVPAAWEADSPTWSLREKAADGTYGRTIGTISLTGGHPTSEMGFMIAPHVRNKGYMSEAVQAVLDFAFDSMSLESVIWECLIVDGEPNWPSARVAWNAGFTFEGRIRKHSTNKGNAYDCLIGSILPTDPRKPQHPWIGPDSRHPAIGNPRDPEQLVRAFHTTYGLPIVEGEPNADRERVHMRLSLVAEECAELIGAVYGEKAQAIMTEAFGKAKQADDGSRDTVEVADAIGDLVYVAYGMALELGIPLADVLAEIQASNLSKLDADGKPIYREDGKVLKGPNYFRPNLRRVLGI; encoded by the coding sequence ATGCTTCCAACCCAACTGACCACAGACCGCTTGGTCCTCTCCAGTCCTACACTCGCCGATGCACAAGCAATCACCGACATGTGCACGGATCCGGAGTCCCAAAAATGGACAACCGTTCCTTGGCCCTACACTCTTGAGGATGCTCACAACTTCATTGAGAAGATTGTTCCGGCAGCATGGGAGGCAGACTCCCCTACATGGTCTCTTCGCGAGAAGGCAGCGGACGGCACTTATGGGCGTACCATCGGCACAATCTCTTTGACTGGTGGCCATCCCACCTCCGAGATGGGCTTCATGATCGCTCCCCATGTTCGCAACAAGGGTTATATGAGCGAGGCCGTTCAGGCGGTACTTGACTTTGCGTTTGATTCGATGAGCCTAGAGTCGGTCATTTGGGAGTGTCTCATTGTCGACGGCGAACCGAACTGGCCCTCAGCACGCGTTGCGTGGAATGCCGGTTTCACTTTTGAGGGCAGAATTCGTAAGCACAGTACCAACAAAGGAAATGCATACGATTGCCTCATCGGTTCCATACTGCCTACCGATCCCCGCAAGCCACAGCATCCATGGATCGGCCCCGATTCGCGCCATCCGGCCATCGGGAATCCGCGTGATCCTGAACAGCTTGTCAGAGCCTTCCACACAACCTATGGTCTTCCGATCGTTGAAGGCGAACCAAATGCGGATCGCGAGAGAGTACACATGCGGCTCTCTCTGGTTGCCGAGGAATGTGCTGAACTCATTGGAGCTGTGTACGGCGAAAAGGCTCAAGCAATCATGACGGAGGCTTTTGGCAAGGCAAAGCAGGCCGACGACGGCAGCCGGGATACGGTCGAAGTGGCCGATGCGATCGGAGACCTTGTATACGTCGCGTACGGAATGGCGCTGGAACTTGGTATCCCACTTGCGGATGTGCTCGCAGAGATTCAGGCATCAAACCTCTCCAAGCTTGACGCAGATGGAAAGCCCATTTACCGGGAAGATGGAAAGGTTCTCAAAGGACCGAACTACTTTCGCCCCAACTTGCGCAGGGTCCTCGGCATCTAA
- a CDS encoding beta-glucoside-specific PTS transporter subunit IIABC — protein sequence MAKPDYQQVAEQVLSGVGGKENISSATHCITRLRLKLKDTGKADKTKIESINGVLSVVEAGGQFQVVIGDDVPEVYERFTKAAGIAGDGEVPPDDEEKGNLLNRFIQLISSIFLPILWTLAGVSLIKAFLAMAVQLNWIDTAGSNYAILNAASDAVFYFLPIFLAVTAAERFKANQFTAMAIAGALVYPSIVALSDASGVTFLGIPVVMMSYTSSVIPILFAVWIQGHLERWVQKVLPSMIRNFTTPLLVTLVMVPLALIVVGPITTLLADGISSGVQFLFVHAPWAAGAVVGGFWQVLVIFGLHWGLVPVMINDLATLGYSLLAGPIPAAVLAQAAAAIAVAIRTKSKARRGVAIPGAVSGILAGVTEPIIYGVNLPMRRPFYFGVAGGAIGGMIAAIGGAANSTFVVPSLLSLPAYLGQGSFATLVIGILVGMAVAFFLTLFFGVTKDNDKVDEAPVAADAIVEPGANAALVSPVNGQLIALADVQDKAFASGVLGSGVGVIPSDGAIVSPVTGTVITAFPTGHAYGIRSEEGIEVLIHIGIDTVSMKGDGFTPQVAKGDHVSAGDPIASVDLKKVTAAGFDPTVIMVVTNSKKLGSIDASTPGQVTVGVPVLSVSTSKEQLVG from the coding sequence ATGGCAAAGCCTGATTACCAGCAAGTCGCCGAGCAAGTGCTTTCGGGGGTTGGCGGTAAGGAAAACATTTCCAGCGCCACACATTGCATTACACGTCTTCGTCTCAAGCTCAAGGACACGGGCAAAGCCGACAAGACCAAGATCGAGTCCATCAACGGAGTTCTGTCAGTCGTGGAGGCCGGTGGGCAATTCCAGGTTGTCATTGGTGACGACGTACCTGAGGTGTACGAGCGATTTACCAAGGCCGCTGGGATTGCTGGCGACGGCGAGGTTCCACCGGATGATGAAGAGAAGGGCAATCTTCTTAATCGGTTCATCCAACTGATTTCAAGTATCTTCCTACCTATCCTGTGGACCCTTGCAGGCGTATCGCTGATCAAGGCATTCCTTGCTATGGCGGTTCAGCTCAACTGGATCGATACTGCCGGATCCAACTACGCCATTCTCAACGCGGCTTCCGATGCCGTCTTCTATTTCCTTCCGATCTTCCTGGCTGTTACGGCAGCGGAGCGTTTCAAGGCAAATCAGTTCACAGCAATGGCCATCGCAGGAGCCTTGGTATACCCGAGTATCGTCGCACTGAGCGATGCATCGGGCGTGACCTTCTTGGGTATTCCTGTTGTCATGATGAGCTACACGTCCTCGGTCATCCCGATCCTGTTTGCTGTGTGGATTCAGGGGCACCTAGAGCGGTGGGTCCAGAAGGTACTGCCTTCGATGATCCGCAACTTCACCACGCCGCTTCTGGTCACTCTGGTTATGGTTCCTCTCGCTCTCATCGTTGTGGGTCCAATCACGACTCTGCTTGCAGACGGCATCTCCTCAGGTGTCCAGTTCCTCTTCGTTCATGCGCCGTGGGCAGCGGGCGCTGTGGTTGGCGGCTTCTGGCAGGTCCTAGTGATCTTCGGTCTGCACTGGGGACTCGTTCCGGTGATGATAAACGATCTGGCTACCTTGGGGTACTCTCTCCTAGCCGGACCGATCCCAGCCGCTGTGCTCGCACAGGCCGCTGCTGCTATCGCAGTTGCTATTCGCACCAAGTCGAAGGCACGCCGTGGAGTTGCGATTCCGGGCGCGGTTTCCGGCATCTTGGCAGGGGTAACGGAACCAATTATCTACGGTGTAAACCTCCCGATGCGCCGCCCCTTCTACTTCGGTGTTGCTGGCGGAGCAATTGGCGGAATGATCGCAGCCATCGGTGGCGCGGCCAACAGCACGTTTGTTGTTCCTTCTCTGCTGTCTCTTCCGGCCTACTTGGGCCAGGGAAGCTTCGCGACGCTCGTCATCGGCATTCTTGTGGGCATGGCAGTCGCATTCTTCCTCACGTTGTTCTTTGGTGTGACCAAGGATAACGACAAGGTTGACGAAGCGCCGGTGGCAGCAGATGCCATTGTTGAACCCGGTGCAAACGCTGCACTTGTCTCTCCGGTCAACGGTCAGCTGATCGCGCTCGCTGATGTTCAGGACAAGGCATTTGCGTCAGGCGTTCTGGGATCAGGTGTTGGCGTGATTCCTTCGGATGGCGCCATCGTCTCTCCAGTAACAGGTACTGTCATCACTGCATTCCCCACCGGGCACGCATACGGCATTCGCTCCGAAGAAGGTATCGAGGTCCTGATTCACATTGGAATCGATACGGTTTCGATGAAGGGCGACGGTTTTACTCCTCAGGTCGCCAAGGGAGATCATGTCTCGGCCGGAGATCCGATCGCTTCAGTTGACCTCAAGAAGGTAACTGCGGCCGGATTCGATCCCACTGTGATCATGGTTGTTACCAACTCCAAGAAACTGGGCAGCATCGATGCCTCGACTCCAGGCCAGGTAACGGTTGGCGTTCCCGTGCTCAGTGTCTCGACCTCGAAAGAGCAGCTCGTCGGATGA
- a CDS encoding glycoside hydrolase family 1 protein, whose amino-acid sequence MKYRELDTFPEGFLWGASTSAYQVEGAWDTDGKGPSVIDANGHTAPGISDFRVCSDHYHHVEEDVALFAQMGLKSYRFSIAWTRIIPDGDGLVNQAGVDFYHRLIDSLIAHGIEPIVTMYHFDLPAALDAKGGWENRDTVAAFERFARILFSEYGSKVTYWLTINEQNMMILVGEAIGTVKKGSPKSSLYQANHHMMLAQAKAILACHEMLPSAKIGPAPNIALTYPETCDPEDVLAADDFNSIRNWFYLDASVRGMYNSVAWRYLREIGATPNVEAGDMDVLKSATPDFIAFNYYASMTVSKPAPEGAATPDSSDQQLFAGEANVFLGVKNPHLPSTDFGWEMDPIGFRNTFRALWDRYHLPLLVTENGLGAFDKLEDGAVHDQYRINYLRDHIKQIQLAITDGVEVLGYNPWSAIDLVSTHQGVAKRYGFIFVNRGEGDMLDLARYPKDSFYWYKKVISSNGDDLN is encoded by the coding sequence ATGAAGTATCGCGAACTTGACACATTTCCTGAGGGTTTCCTCTGGGGTGCATCAACTTCCGCCTACCAGGTGGAAGGCGCATGGGACACAGACGGGAAGGGTCCGTCCGTCATCGACGCGAATGGGCACACTGCACCCGGAATCTCAGATTTCCGAGTTTGCTCGGATCACTATCATCACGTTGAAGAAGACGTTGCGCTGTTCGCGCAGATGGGGCTGAAGTCATACCGATTCTCCATCGCGTGGACACGTATCATTCCTGACGGTGACGGCCTAGTCAATCAAGCTGGCGTGGACTTCTATCACCGACTGATTGACTCACTCATTGCCCATGGAATCGAACCGATCGTGACGATGTATCACTTCGATCTGCCTGCGGCGTTGGACGCTAAAGGTGGTTGGGAGAACAGAGATACAGTAGCCGCGTTTGAACGCTTCGCTCGAATTCTGTTTTCTGAGTATGGATCGAAGGTTACATATTGGCTAACCATCAATGAGCAGAACATGATGATCCTGGTGGGGGAGGCCATTGGGACAGTCAAGAAGGGTAGCCCTAAGTCGTCGCTATACCAAGCAAATCATCACATGATGCTTGCTCAGGCGAAGGCAATTCTTGCTTGTCATGAGATGCTGCCTTCGGCCAAGATCGGGCCCGCCCCCAACATCGCATTGACCTATCCGGAGACTTGCGATCCTGAGGACGTACTTGCTGCGGACGACTTCAACTCGATTCGAAACTGGTTCTACTTGGATGCGTCAGTGCGCGGCATGTACAACTCAGTGGCGTGGCGCTACCTTCGTGAGATTGGCGCCACTCCGAACGTCGAAGCCGGGGACATGGACGTGTTGAAGTCGGCCACGCCGGACTTCATCGCCTTCAATTACTATGCGTCGATGACTGTGTCAAAGCCGGCACCCGAAGGAGCAGCCACACCGGACTCCTCTGATCAGCAGCTTTTTGCTGGCGAGGCGAACGTGTTTCTCGGTGTCAAGAACCCCCACCTTCCGTCCACAGACTTTGGGTGGGAGATGGATCCGATCGGATTCCGGAACACCTTCCGTGCTTTGTGGGATCGTTACCACCTCCCATTGTTGGTGACTGAGAACGGGCTGGGAGCTTTCGACAAGTTGGAAGATGGTGCGGTTCATGATCAGTACCGCATCAACTACCTGCGAGATCACATCAAGCAGATACAGCTTGCGATCACAGACGGGGTCGAAGTGCTTGGATACAATCCTTGGTCAGCAATTGACTTAGTTTCGACACACCAAGGAGTTGCCAAGCGATACGGCTTCATCTTCGTTAATCGCGGGGAAGGAGACATGTTGGACCTTGCGCGATATCCGAAGGACAGCTTCTACTGGTACAAGAAGGTCATCTCCTCCAACGGTGACGATCTGAACTGA
- a CDS encoding PRD domain-containing protein — protein sequence MEIVKVLNNNVVLITDSDGTQRILTGRGIGFQKSPGQHVDLAKVIQVFSPETREEYVTLRDFLLDISPEYVALARTIVDLAEASWNVTFPESLTIALADHISFAVKRAEAGDVSAHPLKSEVRQLFPAEFHMAKEAVRMAREDTHLPISDEETTAITLHLVNANAFAGNDMSKTFEMTETLTQVFDVLRSIFDRDFASDDINTARFITHLRYFFTRAANDQQLQDQSEAFNESVRDSFPVAAQAAQRVRVVLEMRLDARLTDDELTYLILHIARLTGNYERKQK from the coding sequence ATGGAAATAGTCAAGGTGCTCAACAACAACGTCGTTCTGATCACCGATTCTGATGGCACACAGCGTATTCTCACCGGTCGTGGAATTGGGTTTCAGAAGTCACCGGGGCAGCACGTAGATCTCGCTAAAGTGATCCAGGTCTTTTCGCCAGAGACACGCGAAGAATACGTGACGTTGCGAGACTTCCTGCTGGATATCTCACCTGAATATGTCGCATTGGCACGGACGATCGTCGATCTCGCGGAGGCTAGCTGGAACGTAACGTTCCCTGAGAGCCTCACAATCGCACTGGCTGACCACATTTCCTTCGCTGTGAAGCGAGCCGAGGCAGGGGATGTTTCTGCGCACCCATTGAAGTCAGAGGTGCGTCAACTCTTTCCTGCTGAGTTTCACATGGCCAAGGAAGCCGTTCGTATGGCACGCGAAGATACGCACCTTCCTATTAGTGACGAGGAGACCACTGCCATCACGCTGCATCTTGTGAACGCCAATGCCTTCGCAGGCAACGACATGTCCAAGACCTTTGAGATGACTGAGACTCTCACGCAAGTCTTTGACGTGCTCCGATCGATCTTTGATCGGGACTTCGCGTCTGATGACATCAATACTGCCCGCTTCATTACTCACCTACGCTACTTCTTTACACGCGCGGCTAATGATCAACAGCTTCAAGATCAGTCAGAAGCATTCAATGAGAGCGTGCGCGACTCCTTCCCGGTGGCAGCCCAAGCTGCACAGAGAGTTCGGGTCGTGCTCGAAATGCGTCTGGATGCTCGTCTGACTGACGATGAACTGACCTACCTGATACTTCACATAGCCCGGCTGACCGGAAACTACGAGAGGAAACAGAAATGA
- a CDS encoding glycoside hydrolase family 1 protein — MTNTSLTGKAFPEGFLWGGATAANQIEGKWNVDGKGPSIQDVMPVGISGAPTEEPTQDNLKLEAIDFYSRYAQDIALFAEMGFKVFRFSIAWSRIFPNGDETEPNEAGLAFYDRVLDECEKYGIEPLVTISHYETPLHLAKAYDGWTDRRLIGFYERYARTLFERFGNRVTYWLTFNEINSVLHAPLMSGGIWTPKEQLSKTQLYQAIHNELVASASATKIAREVAPNAKIGCMILAMPTYPLTPDPDDVWAAKLIEHDNYAFGDIHVRGSYPGYYLRKLRELGVELDITDEDREILKNTVDFVSFSYYMSVCETADPSKRVEGRGNIMGGVQNPTLEVSEWGWSIDPVGLRVVLNDFWERWQVPLFIVENGLGAMDKLTEVDGVKTVEDGYRTAYLRDHLIQVREAIEDGVDLLGYTWWGPIDLVSASTAELSKRYGFVYVDRNNDGSGSLERYRKQSFYAYKEIIESNGASL; from the coding sequence ATGACAAACACTTCCTTGACAGGCAAGGCTTTCCCCGAGGGATTCCTGTGGGGTGGTGCCACCGCCGCAAACCAGATTGAAGGGAAATGGAACGTCGATGGCAAGGGCCCGTCCATTCAGGATGTTATGCCGGTGGGCATTTCGGGCGCTCCGACAGAGGAACCAACGCAAGACAATCTGAAGCTTGAGGCGATCGACTTCTACTCGCGGTATGCGCAGGACATCGCACTGTTCGCCGAGATGGGCTTTAAGGTGTTTCGATTCTCCATCGCCTGGAGCCGCATCTTCCCCAATGGTGATGAAACAGAACCGAACGAGGCAGGGCTCGCATTCTATGATCGCGTACTTGACGAGTGTGAGAAGTATGGCATTGAGCCACTTGTGACGATCTCCCATTATGAAACGCCACTTCACCTAGCGAAGGCGTATGACGGATGGACAGATCGTCGTCTCATTGGCTTCTACGAGCGTTACGCACGAACTCTGTTTGAGCGTTTCGGCAATCGAGTGACGTACTGGCTCACCTTCAACGAGATCAACTCGGTGTTGCACGCCCCTCTGATGTCCGGAGGTATCTGGACGCCCAAGGAGCAGCTCTCCAAGACACAGCTGTATCAAGCCATTCACAATGAACTCGTGGCTTCGGCCAGCGCAACCAAGATTGCACGCGAGGTGGCTCCGAACGCAAAGATCGGCTGCATGATTCTCGCTATGCCCACCTACCCTCTTACACCTGATCCCGACGACGTCTGGGCCGCCAAACTCATCGAGCATGACAACTATGCCTTTGGTGACATACATGTTCGCGGCAGTTACCCGGGTTACTATCTGCGCAAGCTCCGGGAACTCGGCGTAGAACTGGACATCACCGACGAGGATCGCGAAATCCTGAAGAATACTGTGGATTTCGTATCGTTTAGCTACTACATGAGCGTCTGCGAAACGGCGGATCCGTCCAAGCGGGTTGAGGGACGAGGCAACATCATGGGTGGTGTGCAGAACCCAACCTTAGAGGTATCCGAGTGGGGTTGGTCCATCGATCCTGTGGGCCTACGAGTTGTACTCAATGATTTCTGGGAACGCTGGCAGGTGCCGCTCTTCATCGTAGAGAACGGACTTGGTGCCATGGACAAGCTGACTGAGGTGGACGGCGTCAAGACCGTCGAGGATGGATATCGAACGGCGTACCTGCGCGATCACCTTATTCAGGTTCGTGAAGCCATCGAAGACGGGGTGGACCTCCTTGGATACACATGGTGGGGTCCGATTGACTTGGTAAGCGCCTCCACCGCAGAGCTCTCCAAGAGGTATGGGTTCGTCTACGTGGACCGCAATAACGACGGTTCAGGCAGCTTGGAGCGGTATCGCAAGCAGTCGTTCTATGCATACAAGGAAATCATCGAATCCAATGGTGCTTCGCTCTGA